The Caulifigura coniformis genome includes a region encoding these proteins:
- the aceE gene encoding pyruvate dehydrogenase (acetyl-transferring), homodimeric type, which yields MSVEDAVDGALHGIDPSELNDWFESLEDVLHRYGPERTQQLLVNLSERAYLRGVMMPFSATTPYINTIATEDQPRYPGNREIERRIKSIIRWNALAMVLRANKKTKAGGAVGGHISTYASSATLYEIGFNHFFHAKTADHTGDMVYFQGHASPGMYSRAFLEGRLSESHLENFRQETTRGTGLSSYPHPWLMEDFWQFPTVSMGLGPICSIYHARFLRYMEHRGLLDTSKSRVWAFLGDGEIDEPESLGAITLASREKLDNLTWVVNCNLQRLDGPVRGNGKIIQELEGAFRGAGWNVIKVVWGGDWDSLLAKDPEGKLVRRMGEVVDGQYQKYVVSDGAYIRDHFFGTDPDLLEIVDNLTDEQLQNLRRGGHDPEKVFAAYHSAVNHKGAPTVILVKTIKGYGVAEAEGKNIAHNAKTFDKDSSVKKFRDRFGVPISDADLDKLPFYRPAEDSQEMAYLRARREQLGGYLPERKPTTEKLDVPAIDDKAFARQLKPNEGTHASTTQAYGAILQGLMRNKAIGKYIVPIIPDEARTFGMESFFSTFGIYSSKGQLYEPVDKLLPDGSPSLMYYKEATDGQVLEEGINEAGAMGSFVAAGTAYANLGVQMIPFYIYYSMFGFQRVGDLIWLAADSRCKGFLVGGTSGRTTLNGEGLQHEDGHSQVVASTVPTIVAYDPAYAYELAVIIQDGLRRMYAENENIFFYLSVYNEAIDQPVMPEGVNEGILRGMYKLKGTDSAQGQVKRPQLFGSGTILPGVIKAQSILKEKYGIGTDVWSVTSYNELSRDAMAATRWNRLHPTEAPKKSYIETQLAGAEGPFISASDNIRAWADQVREWVPGTYTVLGTDGFGRSDTRPTLRRHFEIDAECTVYATLHALAHDGAFDKARLPEVIKELGIDPEKVDPRTA from the coding sequence ATGTCTGTTGAAGATGCGGTAGATGGCGCCCTCCACGGGATCGATCCGAGTGAGCTCAACGACTGGTTTGAGTCTCTTGAAGATGTCCTCCACCGTTACGGCCCGGAACGCACCCAGCAACTGCTGGTGAATCTCAGCGAACGCGCCTACCTGCGCGGCGTCATGATGCCGTTCTCGGCCACCACGCCGTACATCAACACCATCGCCACCGAGGATCAGCCCCGCTATCCCGGCAACCGCGAGATCGAACGCCGAATCAAGAGCATCATTCGCTGGAATGCGCTCGCGATGGTGCTCCGCGCCAACAAGAAGACCAAGGCCGGCGGGGCCGTGGGCGGTCACATTTCGACCTATGCGTCCTCAGCGACGCTGTACGAAATCGGCTTCAACCACTTCTTCCACGCCAAGACCGCCGATCACACCGGCGACATGGTCTACTTCCAGGGCCATGCTTCACCCGGCATGTACTCCCGCGCCTTCCTCGAAGGTCGGCTGAGCGAATCGCATCTCGAAAACTTCCGCCAGGAAACGACCCGCGGCACGGGCCTCTCGTCCTATCCGCACCCCTGGCTGATGGAAGACTTCTGGCAGTTCCCGACGGTCTCCATGGGACTCGGCCCGATCTGCTCGATCTATCACGCCCGGTTCCTCCGTTACATGGAGCACCGCGGCCTGCTCGATACCTCGAAGTCCCGCGTCTGGGCCTTCCTCGGCGACGGCGAAATCGATGAGCCCGAATCGCTCGGCGCCATCACGCTCGCCTCCCGCGAAAAGCTCGACAACCTCACCTGGGTCGTGAACTGCAACCTGCAGCGGCTCGATGGTCCGGTCCGCGGCAACGGCAAGATCATCCAGGAACTCGAAGGTGCCTTCCGCGGCGCCGGCTGGAACGTCATCAAGGTCGTCTGGGGCGGAGACTGGGATTCGCTTCTCGCCAAAGACCCCGAAGGCAAGCTCGTCCGCCGGATGGGTGAAGTCGTCGACGGCCAGTACCAGAAGTACGTCGTCTCCGACGGCGCCTACATCCGCGACCACTTCTTCGGAACCGATCCCGATCTGCTCGAAATCGTCGACAACCTGACCGACGAGCAGCTCCAGAACCTCCGCCGCGGCGGCCACGACCCTGAGAAGGTGTTCGCCGCCTATCACTCGGCCGTCAATCACAAGGGCGCCCCGACCGTCATCCTCGTGAAGACGATCAAGGGCTACGGAGTGGCTGAAGCCGAAGGCAAGAACATCGCGCACAACGCGAAGACCTTCGACAAGGACTCGTCCGTCAAGAAGTTCCGCGACCGCTTCGGCGTTCCGATCTCCGATGCGGATCTCGACAAGCTCCCCTTCTACCGGCCGGCCGAAGACAGCCAGGAAATGGCCTACCTCCGCGCCCGTCGCGAACAGCTTGGGGGCTATCTGCCCGAGCGCAAGCCGACGACCGAGAAGCTTGATGTGCCGGCGATTGACGATAAGGCTTTCGCCCGCCAGCTGAAGCCGAACGAAGGAACGCATGCCTCCACGACACAGGCCTACGGAGCGATCCTCCAGGGCCTGATGCGCAACAAGGCGATCGGCAAGTACATCGTGCCGATCATTCCGGACGAAGCCCGCACGTTCGGCATGGAGTCGTTCTTCAGCACGTTCGGCATCTACTCCAGCAAGGGCCAGCTCTACGAGCCGGTCGACAAGCTGCTGCCGGACGGCTCGCCGAGCCTGATGTACTACAAGGAAGCCACCGACGGCCAGGTCCTCGAAGAGGGCATCAACGAAGCCGGCGCGATGGGTTCCTTCGTCGCCGCGGGAACGGCCTACGCCAACCTTGGCGTGCAGATGATCCCGTTCTACATCTACTACTCGATGTTCGGGTTCCAGCGCGTCGGCGACCTCATCTGGCTCGCCGCCGATTCCCGCTGCAAAGGCTTCCTCGTCGGCGGGACGTCCGGACGGACGACGCTGAACGGCGAAGGCCTCCAGCACGAAGATGGCCACAGCCAGGTCGTAGCCAGCACGGTCCCCACGATCGTCGCATACGACCCGGCCTACGCCTACGAATTGGCGGTCATCATCCAGGATGGTCTCCGCCGGATGTACGCCGAGAACGAGAACATCTTCTTCTACCTCTCGGTCTACAACGAAGCGATCGATCAGCCCGTGATGCCCGAAGGCGTCAACGAAGGCATCCTCCGCGGGATGTACAAGCTGAAGGGCACCGATTCGGCTCAGGGGCAGGTGAAGCGGCCGCAGCTGTTCGGCAGCGGCACGATCCTCCCCGGAGTCATCAAGGCCCAGTCGATCCTGAAGGAGAAGTACGGGATCGGGACGGACGTGTGGTCGGTGACGAGCTACAACGAGCTCAGCCGCGACGCGATGGCCGCCACCCGCTGGAACCGCCTGCATCCGACCGAAGCTCCGAAGAAGAGCTACATCGAAACGCAGCTGGCCGGTGCGGAAGGCCCGTTCATCTCCGCCAGCGACAACATCCGCGCCTGGGCCGATCAGGTTCGCGAGTGGGTCCCGGGGACGTACACGGTGCTCGGAACTGATGGCTTCGGCCGGTCGGACACCCGCCCGACCCTCCGCCGCCACTTCGAGATTGATGCCGAATGCACCGTCTACGCCACGCTCCACGCGCTGGCCCACGACGGAGCCTTCGACAAGGCCCGCCTGCCGGAAGTCATCAAGGAACTCGGCATCGACCCCGAAAAGGTCGATCCCCGGACAGCCTGA